A genomic segment from Streptomyces sp. NBC_00459 encodes:
- a CDS encoding LacI family DNA-binding transcriptional regulator → MTVSITDVARVAGVSASTVSRALRGRPGVSDEVRAQIAAVASQLGYTASRSASSLASGRTFTIGVVAPHIGRWFFGTVLDAAETVFSAAGYDVLLYNLGSPEARKRFFTRLPVRKRVDAVLSLLIPDLQEEEALRSLGVPLATTVGGARDGFTVVGIDDHAGATSAVRHLVNLGHRRIGMISGESEPLHWTTPIARRQGYLDVLAEAGIAHDPALEADGGYTVEGGERAMTELLAVSRPPTAVFAQSDEMAMGALRALRRHRLRAPDDVSVIGFDDHELAEVIGLTTIAQPVPAQGAEAARLLLRQLDEPNAEPAPTGHVHMPIRLVLRETTAPPSPRSPL, encoded by the coding sequence GTGACGGTCAGCATTACCGACGTCGCCCGCGTCGCCGGGGTCTCCGCATCCACCGTGTCCCGCGCGCTGCGCGGCCGGCCAGGAGTCTCCGACGAGGTACGGGCGCAGATCGCGGCCGTCGCCTCTCAACTCGGCTACACCGCCTCACGGTCGGCCTCCAGCCTGGCCAGCGGGCGCACCTTCACCATCGGGGTCGTCGCCCCGCACATCGGCCGCTGGTTCTTCGGCACCGTGCTCGACGCGGCCGAGACGGTGTTCAGCGCGGCCGGCTACGACGTACTGCTCTACAACCTGGGTTCACCGGAGGCACGCAAACGCTTCTTCACCAGGCTGCCGGTGCGCAAGCGGGTGGACGCCGTCCTCTCGCTGCTCATCCCCGACCTGCAGGAGGAAGAGGCGCTGCGCTCCCTCGGAGTGCCGCTGGCCACCACCGTCGGCGGCGCCCGGGACGGCTTCACCGTGGTCGGCATCGACGACCACGCCGGTGCCACCAGCGCCGTACGACACCTGGTCAACCTCGGCCACCGGCGCATCGGCATGATCTCCGGGGAGAGCGAGCCGTTGCACTGGACCACCCCGATCGCCCGCCGCCAGGGATACCTGGACGTGCTGGCCGAGGCCGGCATCGCCCACGACCCGGCGCTGGAGGCGGACGGCGGCTACACCGTCGAGGGCGGCGAGCGGGCGATGACCGAGTTGCTCGCCGTCTCCCGCCCGCCGACCGCGGTGTTCGCTCAGTCCGACGAGATGGCGATGGGTGCGCTGCGTGCCCTGCGCCGACATCGGCTGAGGGCGCCCGACGACGTGTCCGTGATCGGCTTCGACGACCACGAACTCGCCGAGGTCATCGGCCTGACCACCATCGCGCAGCCGGTCCCGGCGCAGGGCGCGGAGGCGGCCCGGCTGCTGCTGCGACAGCTCGACGAACCGAACGCAGAACCGGCACCGACGGGCCATGTGCACATGCCCATCCGCCTGGTGCTGCGCGAGACCACTGCTCCGCCGAGCCCGCGCAGTCCCCTGTGA
- a CDS encoding mucin-1 — protein sequence MRYAPPGLCVNDFALLRDDDGTYAVLHLQGPWTAEFDHLRMETSYGRATSTDLVSWQPRGTAFGNGLPGRFDQQAVWTMHPVRHGAGMAMFYTGVLGLTPGGWPMQSVGLAYSDRTDGTGWRRHGTSPVVEADGRWYRTGERMGWRDPFVVRDDESEGWVMVVCAADASLPVESGGCVAWATSDDLEHWSVQPPLISPGDVDELECPVLERLDDGSWLLLGAIGATRGFEAWTAPRLRGPWTRRGPLGPTGSYAPRVVLAPDGSRVVLHTTPRRVNLTDSGEHCRGMLAQPKLLVTSPDEAPRLEWWPGLDAWLGEETEQAALHAVGDLALTGRVEITLRTDTPGGDRPALVVGCDGKNLWITGPHGDRLGETVLTEPAATLRILTVGEYVEVYADGVFALTTLCYSGHPTPWTVTSKGRTDAVPVRPVRLPDPERDDASAVWPGPSPY from the coding sequence ATGCGATACGCCCCGCCCGGACTCTGCGTGAACGACTTCGCCCTGCTGCGCGACGACGACGGCACCTATGCCGTCCTGCACCTGCAGGGCCCCTGGACCGCCGAGTTCGACCACCTGCGGATGGAGACCTCCTACGGTCGGGCCACCTCGACCGACCTGGTCTCCTGGCAGCCCCGGGGCACCGCGTTCGGCAACGGCCTGCCCGGCCGCTTCGACCAGCAGGCCGTGTGGACCATGCATCCCGTCCGTCACGGCGCCGGAATGGCCATGTTCTACACCGGTGTCCTCGGCCTCACCCCGGGTGGCTGGCCGATGCAGTCGGTCGGTCTCGCCTACTCCGACCGCACCGACGGCACCGGTTGGCGCCGGCACGGCACCAGCCCTGTCGTCGAGGCCGACGGGCGCTGGTACCGCACCGGTGAACGCATGGGCTGGCGCGACCCGTTCGTCGTACGCGACGACGAGTCCGAGGGCTGGGTCATGGTGGTCTGCGCCGCCGACGCGTCCCTGCCCGTCGAGAGCGGCGGGTGTGTCGCCTGGGCCACCTCCGACGACCTGGAGCACTGGAGCGTCCAGCCGCCGCTCATATCCCCGGGCGACGTCGACGAGTTGGAGTGCCCCGTCCTGGAGCGTCTGGACGACGGCAGCTGGCTCCTGCTGGGCGCCATCGGCGCCACGCGTGGTTTCGAGGCATGGACCGCGCCGCGCCTGAGGGGCCCGTGGACCCGCCGCGGCCCACTCGGCCCGACCGGCTCCTACGCCCCCCGTGTCGTCCTCGCGCCCGACGGTTCACGCGTCGTGCTGCACACGACCCCCCGACGTGTGAACCTCACCGACTCCGGTGAGCACTGCCGCGGCATGCTCGCCCAGCCCAAACTCCTGGTCACCTCCCCGGACGAGGCACCCCGCCTGGAATGGTGGCCCGGCCTGGACGCCTGGCTCGGCGAGGAGACCGAACAGGCCGCACTGCACGCGGTCGGTGATCTCGCCCTCACCGGCAGAGTCGAGATCACCCTGCGCACCGACACCCCCGGCGGCGACCGTCCGGCGCTGGTCGTCGGCTGCGACGGCAAGAACCTCTGGATCACCGGACCGCACGGGGACCGGCTGGGCGAGACGGTGCTGACCGAACCCGCCGCGACCCTGCGTATCCTCACCGTCGGCGAATACGTCGAGGTCTACGCCGACGGCGTCTTCGCCCTGACCACCCTCTGCTACTCCGGCCACCCCACCCCGTGGACGGTCACCTCGAAGGGCCGTACCGACGCCGTCCCGGTCCGTCCGGTCCGCCTGCCCGACCCCGAACGTGACGA